The following are encoded together in the Deltaproteobacteria bacterium genome:
- a CDS encoding ABC transporter permease: MKLKNFYAEHESFILGGGFIVALLTLWESVPLWYTLPKGMALFFTTPSKVAVTFSELLFNGEIEKHFYVSAIAFLAGLGLSIVVGLPLGLIMGRSATLENLLDPYVTACNATPRIVLLPLLILWFGIGIWSKIVIVFAGAVFPLLINTYTGVKNVNRVLVNVVRSFGANEWQVMKIVVLPNSLPYIIAGLRLAIGRAILGVVVGEFFGSSQGLGYMIASAASNYKVDVVFVGVAIFMALSVILTFAVKALETRLASWRPETAKTF, translated from the coding sequence ATGAAGCTCAAGAATTTCTACGCGGAACACGAATCTTTTATCCTGGGCGGCGGCTTCATTGTCGCCCTGCTCACGCTGTGGGAAAGCGTCCCGCTTTGGTACACGCTGCCGAAAGGCATGGCACTCTTCTTTACCACGCCGTCAAAAGTCGCGGTGACTTTCTCCGAATTGCTCTTCAACGGCGAGATCGAAAAACATTTTTACGTCAGCGCCATCGCCTTTCTCGCCGGCCTCGGGCTGTCGATCGTCGTCGGTCTCCCTTTGGGTTTAATCATGGGCAGGTCGGCAACCTTGGAAAACTTACTCGATCCGTATGTCACGGCATGCAACGCGACCCCGCGGATTGTCCTATTGCCACTTCTGATTCTCTGGTTCGGCATCGGCATCTGGTCGAAAATCGTCATCGTCTTCGCCGGCGCCGTGTTTCCGCTGTTGATCAATACCTACACCGGCGTCAAAAACGTCAACCGAGTGCTGGTCAACGTGGTGCGCTCCTTCGGCGCCAACGAATGGCAAGTGATGAAGATCGTGGTGCTGCCGAATTCGCTGCCTTACATCATCGCAGGATTAAGACTCGCCATCGGCAGAGCGATACTTGGAGTGGTCGTCGGCGAGTTCTTCGGATCGAGCCAAGGCTTGGGCTACATGATCGCGTCAGCCGCCAGCAACTACAAAGTCGATGTAGTTTTCGTCGGCGTCGCCATCTTCATGGCGCTCTCGGTAATCCTTACCTTCGCGGTCAAAGCCTTAGAAACCCGCCTCGCCAGTTGGCGGCCGGAGACGGCGAAGACGTTCTGA
- a CDS encoding ABC transporter permease: protein MMTKKYFAEHRRLWLGLCSFFFLVSAWELVQTYIFPVNPFFFTKPSLIAAAFKEQIQGAKLWHDLAVSSQAFLWGFSFAVIVGIPVGLVMGWRRRVEYSLDPFLTALYASPLVALAPLFIIVFGVGVLGKAALVFLLAVFPFVFNAFAGVKSTDLLLINVIRSYGGSEKDLYLKVILPSTMPYIIAGARLAIGRGLVGIIVGEFYAASEGIGFAITQAGDTYRLPDMFVGIIILSLVAVGLTELMRKLELTVAPWRANDEVR from the coding sequence ATGATGACAAAAAAATATTTCGCCGAACATCGCCGGCTCTGGCTCGGACTGTGCTCGTTTTTTTTCCTGGTCAGCGCCTGGGAACTGGTGCAGACGTACATCTTTCCGGTAAACCCTTTCTTTTTTACTAAACCATCGCTCATCGCCGCCGCGTTTAAGGAACAAATCCAAGGCGCCAAGCTGTGGCACGATCTGGCGGTCAGCAGCCAGGCGTTTCTATGGGGCTTCAGCTTCGCCGTCATCGTCGGCATCCCCGTGGGCCTGGTCATGGGCTGGCGACGACGAGTCGAATACTCCCTCGATCCTTTTCTCACCGCGCTCTACGCCAGCCCGCTGGTCGCCCTTGCGCCGTTGTTCATCATTGTTTTCGGCGTCGGCGTGCTCGGCAAAGCCGCGCTGGTCTTTTTGCTGGCGGTTTTTCCTTTCGTCTTCAACGCATTCGCCGGGGTAAAATCCACCGACTTGCTGTTGATCAACGTGATCCGCTCCTACGGCGGTAGCGAGAAAGATCTTTATTTAAAAGTCATCCTGCCGAGCACCATGCCCTACATCATCGCTGGCGCGCGGCTCGCCATCGGCCGCGGCCTGGTGGGAATCATCGTCGGCGAATTTTACGCCGCCTCCGAAGGCATCGGTTTCGCGATCACCCAGGCGGGCGACACTTACCGACTGCCGGACATGTTCGTCGGCATCATCATCCTGTCGCTGGTCGCCGTGGGGCTCACCGAACTGATGCGCAAGCTGGAGCTTACCGTCGCGCCGTGGCGCGCCAATGACGAGGTGCGCTGA
- a CDS encoding ABC transporter ATP-binding protein: MIPFIQAKNITLVFSPKNREPVTALSDFSLEVGKGEFVSIVGPSGCGKSSFLNILLGLIKPDSGEVQLNGAPITGPGQERAMVFQEFGLLPWRTVTANVELGLELKGIAPAQRAERATELIKLVGLKDFASHYPHELSGGMKQRVGLARALATEPEVLLMDEPFAALDAQTRDLMQAELLQIWEHTKKTVLFVTHSIEEAAYLSDRVIVMSARPGRTKDILKIDLPRPRDYEMRLTPKFNEIKLRIWDVLKEELTSRG, translated from the coding sequence ATGATTCCTTTCATTCAAGCCAAAAATATCACTCTCGTTTTCTCACCCAAGAATCGCGAGCCGGTCACGGCGCTAAGCGATTTTAGTCTCGAAGTCGGCAAGGGCGAATTCGTCAGCATTGTTGGGCCGTCGGGCTGCGGCAAAAGCTCGTTCCTCAATATCCTCCTGGGACTGATCAAACCGGACAGCGGTGAAGTCCAGTTAAACGGCGCGCCGATTACCGGCCCCGGCCAAGAACGCGCCATGGTCTTTCAAGAGTTCGGCCTGCTCCCTTGGCGCACCGTGACCGCCAACGTGGAGCTGGGACTGGAGTTGAAGGGCATTGCGCCAGCGCAAAGAGCAGAACGGGCAACCGAACTGATCAAGTTGGTTGGCTTGAAAGATTTCGCCAGCCACTATCCGCACGAACTGTCGGGCGGAATGAAACAGCGCGTGGGACTCGCCCGCGCGCTGGCAACCGAACCTGAAGTATTGCTGATGGACGAACCGTTCGCGGCGCTCGACGCCCAGACGCGCGACCTGATGCAGGCCGAGCTGCTGCAAATCTGGGAACACACTAAGAAGACCGTGCTGTTCGTCACGCATAGCATCGAAGAAGCGGCCTATCTTTCGGACCGAGTCATCGTCATGAGCGCAAGACCAGGCCGCACTAAAGACATCCTCAAGATCGATCTGCCGCGGCCACGGGATTACGAGATGCGGCTTACGCCCAAATTCAATGAGATCAAGTTGCGCATCTGGGACGTACTCAAAGAAGAACTGACTTCGCGAGGCTAG
- a CDS encoding ABC transporter substrate-binding protein: MNRRTAIQRLATFFLTSASLAEAQQTTKITRIGFLGAASQSATSARIEAFRQGLRELGYVEGKNIVIEYRWAEGKIERLPDLAAELVHLKVDVIVTSSASPTRAAKDVTTTIPIVMANDNDPVGSGHVASLARPGGNVTGVSTFAPELTGKQLELLKEILPKLSRVAVLGTSTNSGQAQVLKEIEIAAQAFKVQMQYLDVLDPKDIEPAFRAATKGRAGELLVLAAPVLFSQRAQIAELAVKHRLPAIYAQIDYTEAGGLMYYGTNTPDLYRRAATFVDKILKGRTPADLPVEQPMKFEFIISLKAAKQIGLTIPPNVLVRATRVNR, translated from the coding sequence ATGAACAGAAGAACCGCGATTCAGCGGCTGGCAACTTTTTTTCTGACTAGTGCTTCTCTCGCCGAGGCGCAGCAGACAACGAAAATCACGCGGATAGGATTTCTAGGCGCTGCCTCCCAATCCGCCACGTCGGCCCGCATCGAGGCATTCCGCCAGGGGCTGCGCGAGCTTGGCTACGTGGAGGGGAAGAACATTGTCATTGAGTATCGGTGGGCCGAGGGAAAAATAGAGCGGCTTCCTGACCTGGCGGCCGAGCTAGTGCATCTCAAGGTAGACGTCATCGTCACGAGTAGTGCGTCACCAACCCGTGCCGCCAAGGACGTAACGACTACAATTCCCATTGTCATGGCAAACGATAACGATCCTGTTGGAAGCGGTCACGTCGCCAGCCTCGCGCGACCTGGCGGGAACGTTACTGGAGTATCAACCTTTGCCCCGGAGCTGACCGGAAAACAACTGGAGCTTCTGAAAGAGATCCTTCCTAAGCTCTCGCGCGTGGCCGTCCTCGGGACTTCAACCAATTCGGGCCAGGCACAAGTGTTAAAAGAGATCGAGATCGCTGCACAGGCGTTCAAGGTACAGATGCAATACCTTGACGTACTAGATCCCAAGGACATTGAGCCTGCATTCCGAGCCGCAACCAAGGGGCGTGCTGGTGAGCTCCTCGTGCTGGCGGCCCCCGTCCTCTTCTCTCAACGAGCACAGATTGCCGAACTCGCGGTAAAGCACCGGCTCCCGGCGATTTACGCGCAAATCGATTATACGGAAGCCGGCGGCCTTATGTACTATGGCACTAACACTCCCGACTTGTACCGGCGCGCCGCTACGTTCGTCGACAAAATTCTGAAAGGCCGAACACCTGCCGACTTGCCGGTGGAGCAACCGATGAAGTTCGAGTTCATCATCAGCCTCAAAGCGGCAAAACAGATCGGCCTGACAATTCCGCCGAATGTGTTGGTGCGGGCGACGCGAGTGAACAGGTGA
- a CDS encoding ABC transporter substrate-binding protein: MRLSTLAVIFLIVFAFCHTPLQAQQNLERIVITYPSRSIASVDLYIAQERGFFRQEGLLADVVQVRGNIGVTALLSGDAHAVNNVGTVIRAMERSDLPVKVVSQSLKKNLFWLVTRPEIKNIAELKGKVFGTTTLGGSQHLAAMRFLQKAGLDPDKDITVLIGGDVPAQLQSLVSGVIQLAALSPPTVILARDKFKLKIHGNTLDDLPNLQNGLAFTEKLLREKRDLAKRIVRARARAHRYLWENERGTAEVLAKYLNVDMSVALESYRLARPAFTTNGLSTDKEIEEFLRADAEALKLKEPVSAAKIFDFSLQREVNQELGIK; the protein is encoded by the coding sequence ATGAGACTCTCAACCCTTGCCGTCATATTTTTAATCGTGTTCGCGTTCTGCCATACACCGCTTCAGGCGCAACAAAACCTCGAACGCATCGTCATCACCTATCCGAGCCGCAGCATCGCTTCGGTGGATCTCTACATCGCTCAAGAGCGCGGCTTTTTCCGCCAAGAAGGATTGTTGGCTGATGTCGTGCAAGTGCGCGGCAACATCGGCGTCACCGCGCTGCTCAGCGGCGACGCCCACGCGGTCAACAACGTCGGCACGGTGATCCGCGCCATGGAGCGCAGCGATTTGCCGGTCAAAGTCGTGTCGCAAAGCCTCAAGAAAAATTTATTCTGGCTGGTCACTCGGCCGGAAATCAAAAACATCGCCGAACTGAAGGGGAAAGTATTCGGCACCACGACCTTGGGCGGCTCGCAACACTTGGCGGCGATGCGCTTTCTCCAGAAAGCCGGGCTCGACCCGGACAAAGACATCACGGTGTTGATCGGCGGCGACGTGCCGGCGCAGCTGCAAAGCCTGGTGAGCGGCGTGATCCAACTCGCCGCCTTGTCGCCGCCCACAGTGATTCTCGCCCGCGACAAGTTCAAGCTCAAAATCCACGGCAACACGCTCGATGATTTGCCGAATTTGCAGAACGGCCTGGCCTTTACGGAAAAACTGCTGCGCGAAAAACGCGACTTGGCCAAACGGATCGTGCGCGCCCGCGCCCGCGCGCATCGTTACCTTTGGGAAAACGAACGGGGCACGGCGGAAGTCTTGGCGAAATATTTGAATGTAGATATGTCGGTGGCCCTCGAATCCTACCGCCTCGCCCGCCCTGCCTTCACTACCAACGGTCTATCGACCGACAAAGAAATCGAAGAGTTTCTCCGCGCCGACGCCGAAGCCTTGAAACTCAAAGAACCGGTGTCGGCGGCAAAGATTTTCGACTTCAGCTTACAGCGCGAAGTGAATCAGGAGTTGGGCATCAAGTAA